In Enoplosus armatus isolate fEnoArm2 chromosome 20, fEnoArm2.hap1, whole genome shotgun sequence, the sequence AACTAAAGTGTGGCTGATTTTTACACTgcagatgtgttgttttttttacatttgtgataCCAAACTGCTCTCAACAAACAGAATGTGACGGCACAAAGGAGATCAGATCTGTGACATTTAGCTGACAGTAGTGCAAATcaaaagatggagagacacaAGGGTCAAATTTCGGTGGCGGCGATCTCATCGAAGTTGATCTCGTTGCCGCTgccctcgtcctcctccctgctctccagTTCATGACTGAGCTCCTGCAGGAGCTGCTCCAGCTCTCTGTTCCTGCGATACATCTGCACAtagttctgctgcagctgtttctgGTAGCGGATAACtttgtccttctcctcctgccaTATCTTGCGCTCCTCCTCGAAGCCTCCTGTTTGCTGCTCGGCCCGCTGCCGCTCGAAGGCCAGCTCGGCCCTCATCCTGTCCATCTGCACCTTCATGTTCTGCAGGGCCTCGGTGCTGCTCTGCCGCTGGGCCTTCGCCTCGTCGCTCTCATAGGCGAGCAGGTGCTCTTCTGCTTCCTGGAACACCTGGCACTGTCTGTTTCCTGGGCCCTGATTGGCCAAAGCATCTCTGAGATGAACCAACTCTCCCTCGAGGCGTCCTACCTTTTCTCTGAGCAGCTCCGCTTCGCTCTTGCGACGCTGAAGCTCGTTTTCGCACACCTCCAGCTCCAGGGTTCGTGTGCGGGTTGTGCCGTGGGCCTCTTGGAGCAGGACCTGGGTGTTTGTCAGCTCACCACGAGTCTCTCTGAGTTGACCCCGCAGCGAGACAATCTCTCCCACTCGCTGGGCTAACTCTCCCTGCACGTccttcagctgctgcttcagcaaCGAGATTTCACCCGACTTCTGACAGACCTGAGGGGAGAAACATTCAGGATGTATGTATATAAGATGCTGTAACAACAGCTGAATAATGTAAGAGGCTGTAAGGTGAATATGTCCTCCCTGTatgaaaaagaccaaaataatCAGTTTATCAGCCTCAGGATCAAATACACTGACTGTCTAAGATCTTTAGACTTCTAGAAACGATTCCTTTTGGCTCAATTAATTATctcaaacagcagagaagatCAATTGTATTATTGATCTGTGTCTGGAGcttacagagacacagaggcagCCTGTTCCACTGGTCTGCATGACTGATGATAACATCCATTCCTGAGGCAACATCTTATTTAAAGTTTGTCTTCGTGCATGTCCACTATCTCATGAACAAACCCCTAATCACCGCCGAGGGCTCCAGAAGATCACAAGACCGTTACGGCTACTTTTTGTCAACAGTTTGACTTCCTGGAtcaagtgaatgaatgagatgCACTGCACAATAATCATCATGTTCCATTCCATTTCTTTAAATTagggaaataaatcaaatacattATGGAGAAGCTGCCACGGTCAGATTGATGctctaaaataaaagtcatgGTATAATGTATATATGAGTAATACtgagtttggggggggggggtgaaatcaATAAAGATGGCACAGTGATGAaccatttctttttattgtggTCATTATTATACTAATAAAATGTCAGCGCCTGTTGAGCCGCTCACCTCCCACTTGCTCTCCTCCAGTCGAGGCCCCAGCTGGATCTTCTCGTGCTCATAGGAGGTGCAGCGCTCCTCGAgctgctccctctccttcaGGAGCTGAGCAAAGTcctcctgcagcttcttcttctcctgctgcagctgataaacCTGCGGGCCACGACACAGCCTCTATCAGCAATTGAAATATCTTTTtactgagggttttttttttaaacacagattGAACATGACACACTTACAGCAACATCTGTAGTAACCGCACAGGATCTTCCCCTCAATCAAAATACCAAGAATATTATTGCTTTTTCGTCCCTCATTGTTAAAAGACTTACATTACTTAAAAAGGAACAAGATAAGTCTGACATTTGGATTAAAGAAATCCGACACTTGAGAAAATCAGACCTGTAACTGAAGCACCTGCTGTGCACGCTGGGCCTTCTGCGAGGCTACCTGCATCCTGGTGGCACAGCCCtgtctcagctcctccagctccagctcaaAGCGCTTCTGCTTCTCCTCATAAACCTGCAATGAGCAGGTCTATTAGgatttacagtataaaacaaaTGTCCTGTCGTTGAAATGTAGTTTGGAAACTCCAGAGGAACAGGACAGAGTGACTGTGTTTTCTCAGTGAAAACACTCATCAAGGTGTCGAGTGAAGTCTGCAATACATTATCTACCAACCTGACAAATCGCAGCTTCATTCTCGTCCAGGttgtctctgagctgctgcagctccagctccctctccctcagctTGTCCTCCAGGTCCCTCACCACCCCCTCATAACCCTCCACAGGGCCAGGGGAGCGCCCGCTGGACCCACTGTCAGACAGAGGTTGTCCTCGGCCACTTATCGAGCCCGAGCCTGTACTCTTACTGGAAGATGAGCGCCCGCTGTCTGAGTTGGAGTGTCCGTGTCCGCTGACCGGCGGGGCACTCTTCATGGGCTCCAGGTGGCCAGCAGAGGCCTCTCCTGACGCCTGACTGTAGCCGGCGCTGCTGTAAGGTGGCAGGCTGGAGAGGGAGTTGCGTCCGGAGTCAGACAGCTGACAGGACTGGTTGCTGCCACCGCCGCTGTTTCGGGTCCTGCTGTACAAGCTGCACTTctcagaggaggagggcgaCACGTCTCTGTGGGTCGGGCTGAGCAGGTTCAggttgttttggctttctgATACGTTGGCACAGTGGCGAGGGGAGAGGTATTGCATGGAGGTACGGCTCTTAGGAATGACGGGTTTGAAGGCAGTGGGCCGCAGCACCGTCTTCTCCATGTTCTAGAGAAGGAATACAAAATGGAATGAGTGTTGAGAAGCAAGTACATCTGAATTCAAGTGACAGAAAGTTAACATCACTTCAAACTAAATTACTAGATCACTTTGCTTGGGCTGTCTCAAaactatataaatatgtataaatcaACCATATAATAATGTGTAGGATTTGTTCATGGCAGTGTTGCATTCCtatctggttattttatctgTAAACAGTTGATGATGCAGTCTAAtaaaacagtcctgcaataaatcctccctccatgaaggttataatgttcagtttttgttgaaactgttttagagaggtgttacTAAATAACAAACACCCgtctgtataatgcaatacagattaacagcaccacaaactgcatcAGATCCTTACATTTTATCATTAAACTCAAATTAATGTATTTCCAGACTCACCTTCTCAAGTTTTCCTGACACAGGGATCAGTTTTGGAGGAGGTCCCCCCATATTCCCATTCAACCCCGACCCTTCTTTAGTCTGGTCTGCGTCGCTCCCTGGGCTGACAGGTGTTACTTGGTTGTCATTCCAGTCACCTACATAGTCCTCATTCAGGTAGGTGTAGTTCCCATTCCCACTTTCCTTCTCCAGCCCCCTGCTGGACGTTGTGGAGCTCTCTTTCTTGAGTGGCGGGATGCTCTGCAGTAAGGGGTCCTGTGGCGACTCAGAGCCCAGGCAGGAGGCGCCTGGTGTGGGCCGTCGTACCCTGGCTCCCAGCTCAACACCGAAATGGTGGTCCTGGTAGGGGCCGGGGCGGGTGGTGATTAGGCTGCTGACAGAACCCATAGGATCCAGAGTGGAGGGTGGTGCGTTGATGGGGGGTGAAGAGCTGGAGGGGTGTCTCCTGCGGGCTCCTCCACTGAGACCTGGGTTGTGGGGCTCAGCAGATATGGGCAGAGCCTGAACCAGGGCCATGGTGGCGGCTCAGAGGGGTCACTCGCTCTGTGAGAGAAAACCAACAGTGAGTCTCACAAAGACGATGTTTTAATACACGTtcaaagattattttttatcagaGAAGTCCTCAAGTCTTTGGGggcaagtctcaagtcaagccTCAAGTAATTTGAGTCAAGTCAAAATAAAGTCCAAGTCAAGTGTCAAGTCTTTAAGATGAGTCCAAATCTCAAGTAAAATCTCAGATCATTGAGGACAAGGACAATTGCTAGTCATTTGAAAGTGTTTCAGGTGTGAATGCTTTTTAGaccagctgctgttgtattTACACATCTTATCTAGGAAACTAAACACTGGTTGAAATGGCTTCTTTTTCTCCCAGATACTGATAAGGTCAGATTCCAGCGGTTCAATCTCCGGACCAGGGTGCTTTCAAGgaatttttttctgtcaaaaaaacccccacagaCAGCAACTATGACAGACTGAAGCATACAAACGTCCCACAAGACCATGGTGGCCCACACACAGAGAACCAGGACAGGCCATTCATGAAGCCCACTCAAGCAGCACAAACAGGGCTTGAGGCATGAGGCTTGCGAGGCATGAGGCAGCAGAAGAAAAGGGTCTCTTTTCATTTGAGATGTAAAATGGTTTCAAACATGCTGGCATTTCCCCTGACAGCAACAAAGGCTACTGTCTCCACACATCTTATCAGCCTTAGGAATAGCTAAAAGTTCATAACTGTGGATGATAATCTAAaaggagaaacacagagaagaggagacggGTTGAACTTGCTGTGATACTGTAGTTGTTGAGTAAATCTAATAGCACACAAAAATATTTAGTTGTGAGAAATAATTTAACAACGTAGGAGGCACAAGAACTTACTTTTCTCACTCTCACAGGGCTGGTGGTAAATGTTGACACTATAACAGGCTCTTACAGACAATTTGTCCCGTGGATGGTGAATACTTGAGTGTTGTGTGGAGAACAATGGCCAACAGGACGCATGATGATGAGGTCATGGTGCACTGTCAACACACTGACAGGAGAGCCAGTTGTTCTCTAAAAACATCACAGTGAGTCACAGAATATGAGGATATCCGACTGACGGGTGTGTCCTGTTCTTGAGTTTTGGGCTCGTCTAGCAAGTAACAAAAATATGTATAAGTATGGAAAGACTGCAGTTCTCGGACTTTCCCTCTTGTTTCACCTGCTTCACCTTCCTGTTGACACcatgaagataaaaaaaaaaaacctgggaGGGAAAGACTGTCAGTGTCGGTAATTAGAGGTGAAGATGGCTAATGGGGTGAAAGAAGGGCTGACAGCAGGCGTGCTGGCCAGACACATTTCTAGACTCCACCTGCCAGCACTCGGCCATGCCAAGTCATTTCCCAACCTGCCAAGTTTACTGAGAGCCTATAAAGCTACTACTGCCATTTAACTGCGATTACTACTCGTTAATTAGCACACTCAAAGTGGGGCTGATCTCTACTTACACAAGTCTGGTACTGCAATATGTTGTTATGATATGTAAAAGAAGTCAACATGTATTATAATCTATACTGCACCAGCATCTGTCAGTACAGTTTACTTTGATTGTGGTACTTTTAAAATAGCATTCTTCCTATCATAGAGGTGGCGCGGCTTTAACAAGCTATTATGAGAAAGTCGAACAAAGTACTGCAGAAAATTATTATCTAAAATCCATTTGCTCGCTCAGACAGGTAGAAATGCTCTCTccagtttaaaatgtgtgtcgTTAAAGATTCATACTGCATACTTCAATTACTGCATCAGTGTCAGTATGAAAAGGAACTAAGTTAATGGTAGCAAGAGCAGAATGAATGGTCCTAATGAGCAGAGCCTGTAGAATTAATTGTATGTGATTTCTCTATGCACTGAGGAAAGCTAATTAGTCCATGAAGatatttattacatataatCCTTTCTGAATAGCAGGAAATCAGACTGCGTCTAGAGTCAGACATAGCAACTCATAGTGTGCCACAAACGTCTACACGGACTTCTGGTTCAAGTAGAAACTAACCAAGATGCGTTAGTTTATGTAAATTGCAGTGTCTAAAAGCTTGTGCTTGCCGTTGCTGTCCTCAGATCAGTATTTCTGATCGGCGGAGACCATTTTG encodes:
- the LOC139303291 gene encoding leucine zipper putative tumor suppressor 2 homolog; the encoded protein is MALVQALPISAEPHNPGLSGGARRRHPSSSSPPINAPPSTLDPMGSVSSLITTRPGPYQDHHFGVELGARVRRPTPGASCLGSESPQDPLLQSIPPLKKESSTTSSRGLEKESGNGNYTYLNEDYVGDWNDNQVTPVSPGSDADQTKEGSGLNGNMGGPPPKLIPVSGKLEKNMEKTVLRPTAFKPVIPKSRTSMQYLSPRHCANVSESQNNLNLLSPTHRDVSPSSSEKCSLYSRTRNSGGGSNQSCQLSDSGRNSLSSLPPYSSAGYSQASGEASAGHLEPMKSAPPVSGHGHSNSDSGRSSSSKSTGSGSISGRGQPLSDSGSSGRSPGPVEGYEGVVRDLEDKLRERELELQQLRDNLDENEAAICQVYEEKQKRFELELEELRQGCATRMQVASQKAQRAQQVLQLQVYQLQQEKKKLQEDFAQLLKEREQLEERCTSYEHEKIQLGPRLEESKWEVCQKSGEISLLKQQLKDVQGELAQRVGEIVSLRGQLRETRGELTNTQVLLQEAHGTTRTRTLELEVCENELQRRKSEAELLREKVGRLEGELVHLRDALANQGPGNRQCQVFQEAEEHLLAYESDEAKAQRQSSTEALQNMKVQMDRMRAELAFERQRAEQQTGGFEEERKIWQEEKDKVIRYQKQLQQNYVQMYRRNRELEQLLQELSHELESREEDEGSGNEINFDEIAATEI